One Kitasatospora sp. NBC_01266 genomic window carries:
- a CDS encoding type I restriction endonuclease subunit R, translating into MAVHAEKIKQLAAASPNFGRLLQHAPLLVWYGCGAELTVYSDPQGAMTKSRQFAEVVAEMVIRATGTPAPQGKTHLVDLTNLLYAQDVIPKPVYDGLEKIRSAGNKAAHAHYDDLATALACVRTCFVLGVWLHRTLNPEDRAAIAFVPPQPPTKAISQGSSQLREALSVYRKELAEAKLKLQGFDNLQVAVAAAQREAEAAIQAADTEKAAMAALIEQLQDQLAGQVKAFDAEQRPRVKAEDREHFIQRGRRASRGPLNEAEARRAIDEQLYAAGWVIQNAHQMNLGATQNGSDLPAVAVREVTMATGRADYVLYVDRKMVGVIEAKREGTSLPGAELQLARYSSGLTTDQRMTAWSSDTFDGGLPFGYLATGVETQFVNRLDPEPCSRPVFAFHRPETLARWLREAEEDEARPTLRARLRAMPALMDRRLRPAQHTAVAGLEDSLAHDRPRALIQMATGAGKTFTAVSASYRLLKHAKAQRILFLVDRNNLGEQASREYSNYLTPDDGRRFSDLYNIQRLGSNGEADAAKVVISTVQRLFASLQNRDLPNADVDDDALDSYDLDDPAEVTYNPKLPPEYFDLIVVDECHRSIYGKWRAVLEYFDAYLVGLTATPVKQTFGFFERNLVSSYSYEQAVADGVNVDFDVYRIRTRQTDHGDTIEVDPETGTVVPKVDRKTRERRYEELDDDFSYTGRQLGNSVISDGQIQMVIQTFHDRLFSEIFPERAGLPNRTVPKTLIFAASDYHADQVLKYVRQIFGKGNEFAAKITYQSKRDGQDPKNLIRSFRNSPELRIAVTVDMIATGTDIKALECVLFMRAVKSAALFEQMKGRGARSIGPEEFQAVTPDVKQKTRFVIVDAVGVTDKEHKLEEAVPLDLDTGKQISLAKLLTKTSQGTISPDEISTLASRLARLNQQISEEERAELAQQAGGARLTDITRRLVDAIAPEKLVTAKEQGREAVRRLVTEAVRPLAENVPLRESIMEIRRALDITHDEVNSDTLESAGAVPREARPAVTIEDWRAYLDEHRDHIPALQSIYGGRGRVTYDELQQLAARIQRTEQRWTPQKIWELYERLGKAPQVSGERTVTDLITLIRYELGLDEELMAYGSLVEHRLADWLARQEQAGMVLSDRQLWWIDHIKDIVVTSAGFTADDLERVPFTQRGGIEGFLGTFGDDRAPELIDELNRELSA; encoded by the coding sequence GTGGCAGTGCACGCAGAAAAGATCAAGCAGCTAGCCGCAGCCTCGCCCAACTTCGGGCGCCTGCTGCAGCACGCACCGCTGCTCGTGTGGTACGGCTGCGGGGCAGAGCTGACCGTGTATTCCGACCCCCAGGGTGCGATGACCAAGTCCCGGCAGTTCGCCGAGGTCGTCGCCGAGATGGTCATCCGCGCCACGGGCACTCCGGCACCGCAGGGAAAGACTCACCTGGTCGACCTCACCAACCTCCTCTATGCCCAGGACGTGATCCCGAAGCCGGTCTACGACGGACTGGAGAAGATCCGCTCGGCGGGCAACAAGGCGGCGCACGCACACTATGACGACCTGGCCACTGCGCTTGCGTGCGTTCGCACCTGCTTCGTCCTCGGCGTATGGCTGCACCGCACTCTCAACCCAGAGGACCGGGCGGCCATTGCCTTCGTCCCGCCGCAGCCACCCACCAAGGCCATTTCACAGGGCAGCAGCCAGTTGCGTGAGGCCCTAAGCGTCTACCGCAAGGAGCTGGCCGAGGCAAAGCTCAAACTGCAGGGCTTTGACAATCTACAGGTTGCCGTAGCGGCAGCTCAGAGAGAAGCCGAGGCGGCCATCCAGGCCGCCGACACAGAGAAGGCCGCGATGGCGGCCCTGATCGAGCAACTCCAGGACCAACTCGCCGGACAAGTCAAGGCCTTCGACGCCGAACAGCGTCCAAGGGTCAAGGCCGAGGACCGAGAGCACTTCATCCAGCGCGGCCGAAGGGCGTCCCGCGGGCCACTGAATGAGGCCGAGGCGCGCCGCGCCATAGACGAGCAGCTCTACGCCGCAGGCTGGGTCATCCAGAACGCCCACCAGATGAACCTCGGTGCCACCCAAAATGGCAGCGACCTCCCTGCAGTTGCAGTCCGCGAGGTCACCATGGCCACAGGCCGTGCCGACTATGTGCTCTACGTTGACCGGAAGATGGTTGGCGTTATCGAGGCTAAACGGGAAGGCACCAGCCTGCCAGGGGCCGAGCTTCAACTCGCGCGCTACAGCTCGGGACTCACCACGGATCAGCGAATGACCGCATGGAGTAGTGACACCTTCGACGGTGGCTTGCCGTTCGGTTACCTAGCCACCGGAGTGGAGACCCAGTTCGTCAACCGGCTCGATCCCGAACCATGCAGCCGCCCGGTGTTCGCCTTCCACCGCCCCGAGACCTTGGCGCGGTGGCTGCGTGAAGCCGAGGAAGACGAAGCTCGTCCCACCCTGCGCGCCCGTTTGCGAGCCATGCCGGCTCTCATGGACCGGCGCCTGCGGCCTGCCCAGCACACGGCCGTCGCCGGCCTGGAGGACTCCCTCGCCCACGACCGGCCTCGGGCACTGATTCAGATGGCCACTGGTGCGGGCAAAACGTTCACCGCAGTCAGCGCGTCCTACCGGTTGCTCAAGCACGCTAAGGCGCAGCGCATCCTCTTCCTCGTCGACCGCAACAATCTCGGTGAGCAGGCGTCACGCGAGTATTCCAACTACCTCACCCCCGATGACGGCCGACGCTTTTCCGACCTTTACAACATTCAGCGACTAGGTAGCAACGGCGAAGCAGACGCCGCGAAGGTCGTTATCTCTACGGTGCAACGGCTTTTCGCCAGCCTCCAGAACCGTGACCTACCAAATGCGGACGTGGACGACGACGCACTGGACTCCTATGATCTGGACGACCCGGCAGAGGTCACCTACAACCCCAAGCTGCCACCAGAGTACTTCGACTTGATTGTGGTAGACGAGTGCCACCGCTCGATCTATGGCAAGTGGCGCGCCGTCCTGGAGTACTTCGACGCCTACCTGGTCGGTCTGACCGCCACACCGGTCAAGCAGACCTTCGGCTTTTTCGAGCGGAATCTCGTCTCTTCCTACAGTTACGAACAGGCCGTCGCGGACGGCGTCAACGTCGACTTCGACGTCTACCGCATCCGCACCCGCCAGACCGATCACGGTGACACTATCGAGGTCGACCCGGAGACGGGCACGGTGGTGCCGAAGGTGGATCGCAAAACCCGCGAGCGGCGCTACGAGGAACTGGACGACGACTTCAGCTACACCGGAAGGCAGCTCGGCAACTCCGTGATCTCCGACGGTCAGATCCAGATGGTTATCCAGACCTTCCACGACCGCCTCTTTAGCGAGATCTTCCCCGAGCGTGCCGGGCTACCCAACCGGACAGTCCCCAAGACCCTAATCTTCGCGGCCAGCGACTACCATGCCGACCAGGTGCTCAAATATGTTCGGCAGATCTTCGGAAAGGGAAATGAATTCGCGGCGAAGATCACCTATCAGAGCAAAAGGGATGGCCAGGACCCCAAGAATCTAATCCGCTCCTTCCGAAACTCGCCCGAGTTGCGCATCGCCGTCACGGTCGACATGATCGCCACGGGAACGGATATCAAAGCACTGGAATGCGTGCTGTTCATGCGGGCAGTTAAGTCCGCAGCCCTGTTCGAGCAAATGAAGGGCCGCGGCGCGCGCAGCATCGGTCCTGAGGAGTTTCAGGCGGTCACCCCAGACGTCAAGCAGAAGACTCGCTTTGTTATCGTCGACGCGGTGGGTGTCACTGACAAGGAACATAAGCTCGAAGAGGCTGTCCCTCTGGACCTCGACACGGGCAAGCAGATCTCGCTGGCCAAGCTGCTCACTAAGACCAGCCAGGGGACGATTTCCCCAGACGAGATCTCCACCCTTGCCTCGCGGCTTGCCCGCCTCAACCAGCAGATCAGCGAGGAAGAGCGTGCCGAGCTTGCCCAGCAGGCCGGCGGTGCTCGCCTCACTGACATCACCAGGCGCTTGGTCGATGCGATTGCCCCAGAGAAGCTGGTCACGGCAAAGGAGCAGGGCCGGGAAGCCGTCCGGAGGCTCGTCACAGAGGCCGTCCGGCCGCTCGCTGAGAACGTTCCACTGCGTGAGAGCATCATGGAGATCCGCCGGGCCCTTGACATCACCCACGACGAGGTCAACAGCGACACGCTGGAATCGGCGGGGGCCGTCCCGCGTGAGGCCCGTCCTGCGGTGACGATTGAGGACTGGCGTGCCTACTTGGACGAGCACCGGGACCACATCCCTGCGCTGCAGAGCATCTACGGCGGCAGGGGGCGTGTCACGTATGACGAGCTTCAGCAGCTCGCGGCGCGTATCCAGCGCACTGAGCAGCGGTGGACGCCTCAGAAGATCTGGGAGCTGTATGAGCGGCTAGGCAAGGCGCCACAGGTTTCAGGGGAGCGTACTGTCACTGACCTGATCACTCTCATCCGGTATGAGCTGGGGCTGGACGAGGAGCTGATGGCGTACGGCAGCCTGGTAGAGCATCGCCTTGCCGACTGGCTCGCGCGGCAGGAGCAGGCGGGGATGGTGCTGAGCGACCGCCAACTTTGGTGGATCGACCACATCAAGGACATCGTCGTCACAAGCGCCGGATTCACGGCGGACGACCTGGAACGAGTACCGTTCACCCAGCGTGGTGGCATCGAGGGCTTCCTCGGAACCTTCGGTGACGATCGCGCACCCGAACTTATTGACGAACTGAACCGGGAGCTGAGCGCGTGA